The nucleotide window TGACCGCCCGTCAGGCGGGAGCGATCCTCGCCGCCGACGCCGACGCCGGCCGTCACGACCCGGACGCGGTGGCTGCGGTGCTCGCGGCGGCCGGTCAGCCGGTGCCGCCGATCGCGCGGCCGTCCCAGCTCACGGTCCGCGAGACGCAGGTGGTCGGCCTGGTCGCACGAGGGCTGCTCACCAAACAGGTCGCGAAGGAGCTCGGGATCTCGGTCAAGACGGCCGACCGCCACCTGCAACACGCCTACCGCAGATGGGCGTCTCGACCCGTGCCGGCGCCACCCTGTTCGCCGTCGAGCACGGGCTGGTGCCATGGGGAGATCTCCCGATACCCCAGCGCAGGGGACGCCCGTAGCGTCGCCGACGTGACCGCGTCACCGGCCGGCGCATCCGCGATCAGCTGGCGGCATCGCGGTCAGGGAGGCGAACCATGGCGTCGCAATCCGGACACCCCGATGACGTGCACGCCCTCTACGGACGCCTGGACGGGTCCCCCCTGACGCGCAGGTACATCGAGGTCGATGGACGGCGGGTGCACGTGATCGAGGGCGGCGTCGGTCCGCCGGTCGTCGTGCTGCACGGCACCGGCGGCCCGGCGCTGTTCTACCGACCGCTGCTCGAGCGCCTCACCGGCGTGCGGGTGTTCGCACCGGATCGGCCGGGTCAGGGGCTGAGCGACCCGGGCGCTCTGCCGCGCCGCCGGTTTCGGGAAGCGGCGGTGGCGTGGGTGGCAGGGCTGCTCGACACGTTGGAGCTCCACGCACCAACGCTCGTCGGCCACTCGATGGGCGGGCTGTGGTCGACGTGGTTCGCGCTCGCCAACCCGGAGCGGGTGTCACGGCTCGTGCTCCTCGCCGGCGCGCCTGCACTGCCTGGTGAGGTGGCGCCGCTGCCCTACCGCGTGATGGGCACCCCGGGCCTCGGCCGGCTGGTGCAACGGATGGCACCGCCGACCGCAGCGTCGACCGTCAGGTTCGCCACGATGGTCGGCGAGGGAGCCACCATCGGCGACCATCCCGATCTCATCGAGCTGCTCGTGGCGACGGGCCGGGACCCGGTCGCCGCGACGACCGACCGCAACGAGGTGCGCGCGGTCCTGGCGCCCCACGTCCTGCTCGTGCCCTCGGCGTTCCGGCGCACCTTCCGGGTCACCGAGGACGAGCTGCGCGTCCTGAAACCCCCGACGCTGATGATCTGGGGCGACCGGGAACCGCTCGGTTCCGTCGACGTGGCGCGTGCCCTCGCCGACCTCGTGCCCGATGGGCGCCTCGAGGTGTACCCCGCCGGCCATGCCCCCTGGCTCGGCAACGGCGAACGGCTGGCCATGCTCGTCTCGGCCTTCGCCACGGAAGGATCGACCACGCCGGCCGCACCACCCGACCGGGAACCGTGAGCCGCGGGCGACGGTCGTCGGAGCGGTCGCGTCAGGGCGACGTGTCGGCGTCCTGCACCTGCGCCGTCCTGCCGGGCGTGACGAGCCCCGACTCGTAGGCGAGCACGACGGCCTGCGCCCGGTCCCGCAGATCGAGCTTGCGGAAGATCCGGGTGACGTGGGTCTTCACCGTGGGTTCGGTGATCCAGAGCTCCCGGGCGATCTCGGCGTTGTTGGCTCCCCGGCCGACCAGCCGCAGCACCTCCGCTTCCCGCCCGGTCAGCTCGGACAGCCGTTCAGCAGCGACCGCGGTGCCGATGGTGTGTTGGTCCACGAGCCGGCGGAGCACGCTCGGTGCAATGAGTGCCTCGCCACCGACCACCGTGCGAACCGCGTCGGCGAGCGCTTCGGGGCGGGTCTCCTTCAGCAGGAACCCGGATGCGCCTGCCGTGAGTGCCTCGTAGACGTACTCGTCCGCATCGAAGGTCGTGAGCATGACCACCTTCGAGCTGAGGCCCGGCGTGGCGAGGATGCGTCGGGTCGCCTCCAGTCCGTCCATCACCGGCATGCGCACGTCCATCAGCATGACGTCCGGCGTGCGCTCCGTCGCCAGCCGCACCGCCTGCGCGCCGTCCTCGGCCACGCCGACGACGTCGAGGTCCGGCGCAGCCGAGAGGATCATGGCGAGCCCACCACGCACCAGCGCCTGGTCGTCCGCGATGACGACGCGGATCACGGAGCCGGGAGCGCGGGGGCGTGACGCTCCTGTGGGGCCGGGAGCGGCAGCCTGGTCTGCACCTTCCAGCCGCCGTCGTCGGCTCGCCCCGCCGAGACGCTGCCACCGAACAGCGATGCCCGCTCGCTGATGCCGACGAGGCCATGACCGGCCCCGTCGGTGTGCGCGGCCGTCCCGTCGTCGACGAGGTCGATGTGCAACGTCGTGGGCGTGTAGGTGAGCCGGACCGTGACCCGGGACGCACCGCTGTGCTTGAGCGTGTTCGTCAGTCCCTCCTGCACGATCCGGTACGCCGTCAGGTCGAGCGCGGCCGGGAGTACCACGCGCTGCCCGTGCACCTTCACCTCGACGTCGAGACCGGTTTCACGGACAGGTGCGAGCAGCGCCTCCAGCTCGGACAGGCCCGGCTGAGGCGCTGCCGGCCCCGTTGCGGTCGTGAGATCGCCATCGGGGTCGGCGCGCAGCACCCCGAGGAGGCGACGCAGGTCGTCGAGCGTCTGACGGCCGGTGGCCTCGGCATCGAGCAGTGGCGTCCGCGCGTCCGCGGCTCCCGCTGGCAGCACCACCCGCGCCGCCCCGATCTGGATCACCATCATCGAGACCGAGTGGGCGACGATGTCGTGCAGCTCGCGGGCGATGTGGGCGCGTTCCGCGGCGGCGGCCTCACGTCGCGCGGCTTCCCTGCTCGCCCGCTCGGTGGTGAGTTCGGTCGCCAGGGCCGCCGCTCGATCCTCCCGTTCCCGCATGCCTCGCGCGCCCAGCCAGGGCACGAGCATGAAACCGGTGTTCCACGCGAAGGCGTCCCACGAACGCAGTTCGGGCGTGGACAGCGACGCCGCGGCCAACCCCATCAGCCCGATGACGAGCGCGAGGATGGCCCGCCGGCGCGGGGAGTAGTAACCGGCCGACGCCGTCAGCAGGATCAGCGGCACGCCCCCCGCCAGAAACGACATGTCGTGCGGCACCACCAGCATCGGCAGCAGATAGACCCCCACCGCGAGGGATACCGCAGCCAGCGGCGCCCGGCGGCGCCACGCGAGCGTCGCCATGAAGAACAGGTTCAAGACCGCGTTCATGGGACGTGACCCGACCCAGGTGGTCTGAACCTCGAGCGGGTGCCACGTGACCGCCTGCCCGATCACCGCGAACACGACCGCGATGGCCACGTCGGTGGCGGGCGGGACCGGGATGCGGCGCAGGGTCACGGGCATCGACCAACGTTACCGGTGCGGGGTCGTGCGGGCGTCCGATTCAGGTCGTCACTGTCGTCATCCCCAGGTCGTAGATCCGGCCCACCGCGAGTCGCGGGGGATACCTCCCTCGCACCCCAGGTGACGACCACCGGCGGACGCGCCGCACCAGCAGGGGCCGCAGAGTGGACTCGTCACTGCCGCAGCGAACCCGACGCCGATACCGGAGGTTTCCGATGTCCGACACGACCCCGACGCCCAGCATCACCGCGGAGGACGTCCATCTGGACCACCCGGTGCCGTGGCACCCTCTCGCCCGCCTCGGTGGCCCGGTCACGGTGGTGCTCGGTTCCGTGCTCGCTGCTGTCGGCATGGCGCTGCATCTCCCCGCGATGGCCGAGGACCTCGCCATCCCGATGGCGATCGCCGACGCGCCGACACGCTGGCTCGGTTCCCACCTGTTGATGGGCTTCGGCTTCGCCCTCGTGGCGGTCGGAGCCGGCAGCCACCTCGCCGTCCTCCGTGGCGACCGCGGAGCGACGGTGACCGCGATGGGGATCGTCGCGACCACGCTCGGCGCCATCACGATGGCCCTCGGTGACGTGGCGCACGGTGCCGTCGGCTTCGCCCTCACGGCGGTCGATCCCGCCACCTCGTTCGAGGCGCACGAGGCCTACTTCGCGCACCCGGCGATCCTGGGCATCAACACCGGGCCACTGCTGATCTCGGTGGGGATGCTGGTGCTGGGCGCGGGTCTCCTGCGATCCGGGGTACATCCGCGCTGGATCGGCGTCGTGATCATGCTGACCCCGGTCGCTGTCAACGCCGCATTCAACCTCGCACTGCCGACGCTGCTGCACGGTGTGCCGTTCGCGGCCGGGATGTCCGTGTTCGCCTACGCCATGTGGCGCACGCCGCGGCCGCTTCCGACCGGCGTGGCCAACGTCACCCGCTGACGCGCAGTCGGGCCGGCGGCGCAAGAACCGGTTTCGACGGCGTCGCGATGGTCCCGGCACGTGCCGTGCCGGGGCCATCGCGCCGTCACCGGCCGGTGAACTCCGCCTTGCCGGGGCCGTTGGCGAGGAACGACTGGATACCGGTCGTGGCGTCGTCGGTGCCGAACGCTTCGGCGAACAGCGACTGTTCCAGCCGCAGACCCTGGTCGAGCGGCATCTCGGTGCCCTCCTCGACCGCCTGCTTGATCAGCCGCAGCGCGAACGGGCCGGCGGCGTAGCGGGCCGCGGCCTCGACGGCGCGGTCGTAGACCTCGTCGGCGGGGTGCACCTGGTCCACCAGGCCGATCTGCTGGGCCTCGACCATGTCGACCATGCGGCCGGAGAACAGCAGCTCCTTGGCGCGGGACAGGCCGACGAGGCGTGGGAGTCGCTGGGTCCCTCCGGCGCCGGGGATGAGCCCGAGCAGCACCTCGGGTTGGCCGAGCTTGGCGTTGTCGGCGGCGAAGCGGAAGTCGCACGCCAACGCCACCTCGCAGCCGCCGCCGAGCGCATAACCGTTGACCACGGCGATGGTCACCAGCGGCACGCGCGCCAACGTGTCGAGGGAACGCTGCAGGACGCCGCCACCGGCCTTCATGGCCTGGTAGTCGTAATCGGGGAAGTCCTTGATGTCGGCGCCTGCCGCGAAGACCTTGGGACCACCCCACACCACGATCGCACCGACGTCGGGGTGATCGGCGGCCTCCTGGGCGCAGTCGCCGATCTCGAGCCACACCTGGTCGGAGATCGCGTTCATCGGTGGACGATCCATGCGGATCGTGCCGACACGACGCTCGGCGTCGACCTCGAGTCGGACGAACTCTCCCATGGCGTGGTCTCCCGGAGTGCGGTGGCGAGGACGGCCCATCGCGGGCGCCGGCCGAGCCTAGCGACGGCCATCGCCCGGCCGGCCAGCGGGAACCGGTGGCGCCGTCCACCCGCAACTGGCATACTGGTCCAGTAAGTAGACCAATCTGACGTCCGTGTCAGGTTGGACGACGACGAGGCACCACGATGGCCGCGGGCACCCCCCCTCTCGCCGACACCCCGGCGTTGCGCCCGGTCGCGCGCACCCCTCTGCACGAGGCGATCGCCGAGCGGTTGCTCTCACACGTCGTGCAGTCTGGCCTCCAGGTGGGCGACAAGCTGCCAGGCGAGCGGGAACTGGCGCGTCGGCTCGGCGTGTCCCGTACCACCGTGCGTCAGGCCATCGTGGTACTGCAGACCCAGGGCATCCTGGAGGTCCGCCACGGCGGCGGCACCTTCGTGCGTGAACTCGATCCCTCCTCGGGGCCGTTGGCGAAGGTCGTCGACCGACGCCACCGACTCACCGCCGTCCTCGAGGCGCGGCGTGCCCTGGAGATCCCCATCGCCGCCCATGCGGCAACGCGCCGCACCTCGGAGGACCTGGCCGCGATCAGCGACGGCCTCGAACTGATGCGACGCCAGGTCGAGGCGGGCGAGATCGGGCTCGAGGGCGACGGCGCGTTCCACGGGGCCGTCACCGCGGCGGCACACAACCCCGTGCTCGCCGAGTTGATGGAGCGTCTGCACGAAGCCGTCGCCGAGACACGGGGCGAGTCGTTGTCGCAGTCGGGGCGGCCACCACGCTCCCTCGCCGACCACGAGGCGATCGCGGAGGCGATCGCCGACGGTGACGCCGACCGGGCCGCCGCGGCGATGCGCGCCCACCTCGACCACGTCGCCGACCTGCGGTTGTTCGAGCTCTACCCCGCGGCCGCACCGGCGCAGGAGGCCGACCGATGAGCACCATGACCCGGATCCAGCTGCCGCGCACCCTGCGACGCGAGGACCTGCGCCCGCTGCCGTCGGCCGCCGCCCCCGCCACGGCGGCACCCGATCCCCTCGACTTCCCCGGCTACGCGGACAAGCTCGCCGGTCTGGCCCACCTCGACGAGTCGGTCGCCGTCGGCCTCGCGACGCTGGCCGGCCAGGACGTCGTCGTCGCCCTCGGGGACTTCGCCTTCCTCGGCGGGTCCATGGGCCGGGTCCACGGCGACCGGGTCGCGCACGCCATGGCCGTGGCCCTGCGACACCGCCTGCCGTTCCTGGCGGTCACCTCCTCGGGCGGCGCCCGTATGCAGGAGGGCATGGTCTCGCTGGTACAGATGGCCCGCCTCGCCGAGGGTGTCCGCCGCCTCCGCGATGTCGGACTTCCCGTGCTCGCCCACTTCACCCACCCGACCACCGGTGGCGTGCACGCGTCCTACGGTGCGCTCGCCGACGTCGTGGTCGCCGACGACGGCGCCACCATCGGTTTCGCCGGCCCCCGGGTGGTCGAGGCGTTCACCGGCGACGCCGTCGGCGAGGACAGCCACACCGCCGCGAGCGCCCTGCGCAGCGGGCTGGTCGACGTGGTCGCAGCCGAGGGCGACGCCCCGCTGTACCTCGACGCCTGGGTGGACCTGCTGCACCCGGCGCTGCGGCACGGACCACTGCCGGCCGCCGAACACGTCGAGGAACCCGTCGTCGAGCACGAGGCCTGGCAGGCGGTCCGCGCCGCCCGCCGTCCCGACCGCCCCTCGGCGCGCGACCTGCTCGCGCACGTCTTCGACGCCCACCTCGAACTCCGCGGCGACCGGGCCGGTGCCGACGACGACGCGGTCGTGACCGCGGTGGCACGTCTCGGCCGTCGGCGGGTCGTGGTGCTCGGGTTCGACCGTCGTGGCGCCGCCGGCGAACCCGGCCGGCGACCGGGTCAGCCCACCGCTGCCGGTTTCCGCAAGCTGCGGCGTGCCGCCGAACTCGCCGAGCGGTGGGGGCTGCCGCTGGTCAGCTTCATCGACACGCCCGGTGCGGACCCCTCGCCCGACTCGGACCGGGCCGGCCTGGCCGCCGCCATCGCCGAGACCTTCGTGGCCGTGCTGGCGGTGCGCACCCCGACCGTCGCCGTGGTCACGGGCGAGGGTGGCTCCGGCGGCGCGCTGGCCATCGGGGCCTGCGACCGGCTGCTGATGCAGGACGACGCCGTCTTCGAGGTCATCGCTCCGGAAGGCGCCGCGTCGATCCTCCATCGCGATCCGACCCGCGCCGAGGAGGTCGCGCCCCTGCTGCGGCCGACCGCGTCGGACCTGCGGCGGCTCGAAATCTGCGATCGCGTCGTGCCCGGCCCGACCACCTACGACCCGCACACCGCGGTCACGGCCCTGCGGGCGGAGCTGGCCGCCACCATCGCCGACCTCGACGCGGCACCCGACCGGCTGGCCATGCGGCAGCGTCGCTACGGCGCCTGAGCCCTTCACGGACCTGGATACCGTGGCGACATGGTGTCCTCCCGCTCGCTCTTGCCCGCCCTGCTCGTCGGCGCGTTGCTCGTCACGGGCTGTGACCGCGACGACGCCCCGGACGCACCCGGCGCCGCACCGGCCGACCTCGACGCGCCAGCCGGTGACGATGTGCCCGACCAGGAGGGGACGCCGGCGCCGGACCCCACGGCCGGTCCCGAGGTCGCCCCTGATTCGGGCGACGCGATGACCTATGTCGCGCTCGGCGACTCGCTGGCCACCGGTGCCGGGGCGACCACGTCGTACGTCGAGGAATACGCCGAGGGCCTGCGCACCCGGACCGGCGTGGACGTCGAGCTCACCAACTTCGCGATCGACGGCTGGACCAGCCAGGATCTGCTGACCTCGCTGTACGACGACGAGGGGGTGCGCGCGGCGGTCGCTGACGCCGACCTCGTCTCGCTCGACATCGGCGGCAACGACCTGCTGCGCGCGCTGCCGCTGTTCCTGTCCGACCGCTGCGGAGGCGATGACGGGCTGCAGTGCTTTCGTGACGCCACCGACGGCTTCGAGGAGCGCTGGGGCGAGATCCTCGACGAACTGCTCGACCTGCGCGGCGGCGATGCGACCGGCATCGTGACCCTCGACCTGTACCTGCCGTTCGTCGGCGACGAGCGACTTGCCGACGACCTGGAGCGTCTGCGCCCGTCACTGGATGCCGTCAACGCCACCATCGCCTCGGCGGCGGACGCCCGCGACATCCCGGTCGCGCAGGTCCACACCGCCTTCCACGGCGAGGACGGACAGGGCGATCCGGAGGACGACTTCCTGATCTCGGTCGACGGAATCCATCCGAGCAACGCCGGCCACCGCCTGATCGCCGAGGAACTCCTGGCGCTGGGCGTGGCGTGGGCGCACACCGACTGAGCGATCCGTCCTGCCAGGGCGCGGGCCCCGCTGCCGGCTGCCTATCGTTGGCGCATGGACCACGACGACTACCTCGACGTGCTCGCGGACGAAACGGCGCGCTTCGCGCGGATCGCCACGACCGCCCCGATGTCCGCGTCCGTGCCTTCGTGCCCGGAGTGGACCACGGCCGACCTGCTGTGGCACCTCGCCGAGGTGCAGTACTTCTGGGCCCGCATCGCCGGCGAGGTCGCCGACCCCGAGCAGGTGCCCGACCTCGCCCGACCGGCGGACGAACACCTCATGGCCGTGCTCGAGGAGCAGACGCTGAGCCTGCTGCACGCCCTACGCAGCCGCCGACCCGAGGAGTGGTGCTGGTCCTGGGACGAGCGCGGCGAGTCCATCGGTTGGGTGGCGCGGCGACAGGCACACGAGGCGCTGATCCACCGGGTCGACGCCGAACTCGTCGCCGGAACGGAGGTCGGCGGATGTCCCGCGCCGCTGGCCGCCGACGGCGTCGACGAGATGCTGCGGGTGTTCCTCGACGGTGTCCCGAGCTGGGGCTCCTTCGACCCGGACGACCGCACCGCCCGCCTGGTCGCCTCGGACACCGGGGACATCTGGTCGGTGGTGTTCGGACGCTTCCGTGGGACCTCGCCCCACTCGGGCACCACCTACGACGACGACGCGCTGACCGTCGTCGAGGATCGCGCGGACGCCGAGGCCACCGTCACCGGCTCGGCGTGGGACCTCGACCGTTGGTTGTGGGGGCGCGTCGACGCGTCCGGACTGACCGTCGAGGGCGACCGGGCGCTCGCGGACCGCCTGCGGAAGCTCGCATCGATCGAGTGACGGTCCGCCGCTCAGCGCAGGCGGGCGAGCACGTCGACGAGGTCCTCGAGACTGCCGAGGTCGTGTCCGGGCAGGAACGCGTCGACGTGCGGCAGCGCCGCTGCCATGCCCCGTTGCGTCGGCGCGTACCGCGGATCACCCGCCAGCGGGTTGACCCACACGAGTCGGTGGACGCTGCGGCGCAGTCGTGCGACGGAACGGCCGAGTCGCTGCGGGTCACCGCGTTCGAGTCCGTCGGAGCACACCACCACCACGGCACCTCGCAGCACCCCGCGACGGCCCCACGTTCGCACCAGCCGGTCGACGCTGGCGGCGATGCGCGTCCCGCCGTCCCAGTCCACGACCCTCGCGGCGGCCTCGGCCAGTGCTGCATCGGGGTCACGGGTACGGAGCGCGTCGGTGAGTCGGGTCAGCCGCGTCCCGAAGGCGAACACCTCGACGCGTGCCCGGCGGCCGTGCGACCCGGCACCGGCCGCGACGGCGAACCGCAGCAACGGGCGGGCGTGGGCGGCCATCGACCCGGACACGTCGAGGAGCACCACCAGCGGCCGCGGACGTGGCCGACGCGTGAGCCGTTCGAACTCCAGCACCTCACCCTCGAACCGCATGGCCCGCTCCAGGGTGCGTGACAGGTCGAACTCCTCCCCCGCTCCCGGCATCCGGCGCCGGGTGCGTCGTGCCGGGATCGACACCCGCAGGGCGTCGACCAGCCGGTCCACCTGGTGGCGTTCGTGCTCCGCCAGCCGGTCGAAGCGGCGGTGACGCAGGCGCTCCTCGACCATGGCGAACCCGCCAGCGACCAGGTCGTCGTCGGGGGCGGCGCCACCGGAGCGGTCCGAGCCGGCATCGATGCCGGGATGCGACGCCTCGGCCACCAGCGACGGCAGCGGCGAACCCCCACCAGCCACCACCTCGGCGAAAACACGGTCGTAGACCGGAACGTGGTCGCGCCTGGAACACAGGGCGACCCGGCCGGCCCAGTAGCGGGCCTCGAGGTCCTCGGGGTCGATGCCGGCGAGGGCCGCAGCGCACGCGGTCGCCTGGCCCGTCCCCACGGCGACCCCTTCGCGGCGCAGACCGGCCGCCAGCGCCGCGACGTGCGCGGCGCCATCGTCGAGCAACCGACGTGGACCGCTCACGCCTCGATCCCGACCACCTCGTCGATCACACCGCGCACCGTGGCGAGGTCGTCGCGGTCCTTGATCACGACGCCGAGCGTGTCCGCCGCCACCTCGGCATCGAGGTGTCCGCCGAGGTCGACCGCCACCCGGGCCCAGTCGACCGTCTCAGCCACACCCGGTGGCTTGTGCAGGTCCAGCGCCCGCAACCGGGCCACCACGCCCGCGACCCGCTGCGCGAGTCCATCCGGCACGTCGGGCACGCGCGCCCGCACGATCGCCGCTTCGCGCTCGACGTCGGGGTGGTCGATCCAGTGGTAGAGGCAGCGACGTCGCAGCGCCTCGGAGAGTTCGCGGGTGCGGTTCGACGTCAGCACGACCATCGGGGGCCGCGCCGCCGTGATGGTGCCCAACTCGGGGATCGAGACCTGGAAGTCGCTGAGGATCTCCAGCAGGAACGCTTCGAACTCGTCGTCGGCACGGTCGATCTCGTCGACCAGCAGGACCGCACCGTCCCCCGCTTCGAGCGCTGTCAGCAGCGGCCGCGGCAGCAGGAACCGGCGCGTGTACAACTCGCTTTCGTGCTGGTCCGGCCGCTCCCCCGACGCCTCGAGGGTCCGCACGTGGAGCAGCTGGCGCGGGTGGTCCCAGGCGTACAGCGCCTGCGACCGGTCGATCCCCTCGTAGCACTGCAGCCGCACCAGTCGTGCCCCGAGCACCTCCGCCATGGTCTTGGCGGCCTCGGTCTTGCCGACGCCGGCATCACCCTCGAGCAACAGGGGACGACCCAACCGGTGCGCCAGGTGCAGGGCCGTGACGAGCCCTCGGTCGGCGAGATAGGCGCGCTGCGCCAGGGCGTCGGCGAGCTCGGCCGGTCCCTCGGGTCGTGCCACGAACCACTCCGTCGGTCGGGGGACGCGCAGTATCGTCGTCGGGGGCGGGAAACGCTGCCACCGACGAAGGAGCCCACATGGCCGCGTCCGATCCGGCCTGCGACGTCGCCCACGGCGACGGCGACCCGGAGCCCGCCGAGCGAAAGGTGCTGGTCGCGGTGTACGCCAACGCCGTCGCCTCGTACCTGCTGCACTGGGGCCGCGAGCTGGGCTTCCGGACGGTCCTGCTGGAACCCGACCCGTCGCGGGTCACCCGGGCACACCGCGCCGGTGCGGACGAGGTGTCGCACGACCCGGCCCGCGTGGAGGTCACCGGCGCGGACGTGGTGGTCACCGA belongs to Egicoccus sp. AB-alg6-2 and includes:
- a CDS encoding alpha/beta fold hydrolase, which codes for MASQSGHPDDVHALYGRLDGSPLTRRYIEVDGRRVHVIEGGVGPPVVVLHGTGGPALFYRPLLERLTGVRVFAPDRPGQGLSDPGALPRRRFREAAVAWVAGLLDTLELHAPTLVGHSMGGLWSTWFALANPERVSRLVLLAGAPALPGEVAPLPYRVMGTPGLGRLVQRMAPPTAASTVRFATMVGEGATIGDHPDLIELLVATGRDPVAATTDRNEVRAVLAPHVLLVPSAFRRTFRVTEDELRVLKPPTLMIWGDREPLGSVDVARALADLVPDGRLEVYPAGHAPWLGNGERLAMLVSAFATEGSTTPAAPPDREP
- a CDS encoding response regulator — protein: MIRVVIADDQALVRGGLAMILSAAPDLDVVGVAEDGAQAVRLATERTPDVMLMDVRMPVMDGLEATRRILATPGLSSKVVMLTTFDADEYVYEALTAGASGFLLKETRPEALADAVRTVVGGEALIAPSVLRRLVDQHTIGTAVAAERLSELTGREAEVLRLVGRGANNAEIARELWITEPTVKTHVTRIFRKLDLRDRAQAVVLAYESGLVTPGRTAQVQDADTSP
- a CDS encoding sensor histidine kinase; the encoded protein is MPVTLRRIPVPPATDVAIAVVFAVIGQAVTWHPLEVQTTWVGSRPMNAVLNLFFMATLAWRRRAPLAAVSLAVGVYLLPMLVVPHDMSFLAGGVPLILLTASAGYYSPRRRAILALVIGLMGLAAASLSTPELRSWDAFAWNTGFMLVPWLGARGMREREDRAAALATELTTERASREAARREAAAAERAHIARELHDIVAHSVSMMVIQIGAARVVLPAGAADARTPLLDAEATGRQTLDDLRRLLGVLRADPDGDLTTATGPAAPQPGLSELEALLAPVRETGLDVEVKVHGQRVVLPAALDLTAYRIVQEGLTNTLKHSGASRVTVRLTYTPTTLHIDLVDDGTAAHTDGAGHGLVGISERASLFGGSVSAGRADDGGWKVQTRLPLPAPQERHAPALPAP
- a CDS encoding enoyl-CoA hydratase/isomerase family protein — translated: MGEFVRLEVDAERRVGTIRMDRPPMNAISDQVWLEIGDCAQEAADHPDVGAIVVWGGPKVFAAGADIKDFPDYDYQAMKAGGGVLQRSLDTLARVPLVTIAVVNGYALGGGCEVALACDFRFAADNAKLGQPEVLLGLIPGAGGTQRLPRLVGLSRAKELLFSGRMVDMVEAQQIGLVDQVHPADEVYDRAVEAAARYAAGPFALRLIKQAVEEGTEMPLDQGLRLEQSLFAEAFGTDDATTGIQSFLANGPGKAEFTGR
- a CDS encoding FadR/GntR family transcriptional regulator; protein product: MAAGTPPLADTPALRPVARTPLHEAIAERLLSHVVQSGLQVGDKLPGERELARRLGVSRTTVRQAIVVLQTQGILEVRHGGGTFVRELDPSSGPLAKVVDRRHRLTAVLEARRALEIPIAAHAATRRTSEDLAAISDGLELMRRQVEAGEIGLEGDGAFHGAVTAAAHNPVLAELMERLHEAVAETRGESLSQSGRPPRSLADHEAIAEAIADGDADRAAAAMRAHLDHVADLRLFELYPAAAPAQEADR
- a CDS encoding carboxyl transferase domain-containing protein gives rise to the protein MSTMTRIQLPRTLRREDLRPLPSAAAPATAAPDPLDFPGYADKLAGLAHLDESVAVGLATLAGQDVVVALGDFAFLGGSMGRVHGDRVAHAMAVALRHRLPFLAVTSSGGARMQEGMVSLVQMARLAEGVRRLRDVGLPVLAHFTHPTTGGVHASYGALADVVVADDGATIGFAGPRVVEAFTGDAVGEDSHTAASALRSGLVDVVAAEGDAPLYLDAWVDLLHPALRHGPLPAAEHVEEPVVEHEAWQAVRAARRPDRPSARDLLAHVFDAHLELRGDRAGADDDAVVTAVARLGRRRVVVLGFDRRGAAGEPGRRPGQPTAAGFRKLRRAAELAERWGLPLVSFIDTPGADPSPDSDRAGLAAAIAETFVAVLAVRTPTVAVVTGEGGSGGALAIGACDRLLMQDDAVFEVIAPEGAASILHRDPTRAEEVAPLLRPTASDLRRLEICDRVVPGPTTYDPHTAVTALRAELAATIADLDAAPDRLAMRQRRYGA
- a CDS encoding SGNH/GDSL hydrolase family protein, with amino-acid sequence MVSSRSLLPALLVGALLVTGCDRDDAPDAPGAAPADLDAPAGDDVPDQEGTPAPDPTAGPEVAPDSGDAMTYVALGDSLATGAGATTSYVEEYAEGLRTRTGVDVELTNFAIDGWTSQDLLTSLYDDEGVRAAVADADLVSLDIGGNDLLRALPLFLSDRCGGDDGLQCFRDATDGFEERWGEILDELLDLRGGDATGIVTLDLYLPFVGDERLADDLERLRPSLDAVNATIASAADARDIPVAQVHTAFHGEDGQGDPEDDFLISVDGIHPSNAGHRLIAEELLALGVAWAHTD
- a CDS encoding maleylpyruvate isomerase family mycothiol-dependent enzyme, yielding MDHDDYLDVLADETARFARIATTAPMSASVPSCPEWTTADLLWHLAEVQYFWARIAGEVADPEQVPDLARPADEHLMAVLEEQTLSLLHALRSRRPEEWCWSWDERGESIGWVARRQAHEALIHRVDAELVAGTEVGGCPAPLAADGVDEMLRVFLDGVPSWGSFDPDDRTARLVASDTGDIWSVVFGRFRGTSPHSGTTYDDDALTVVEDRADAEATVTGSAWDLDRWLWGRVDASGLTVEGDRALADRLRKLASIE
- a CDS encoding VWA domain-containing protein: MSGPRRLLDDGAAHVAALAAGLRREGVAVGTGQATACAAALAGIDPEDLEARYWAGRVALCSRRDHVPVYDRVFAEVVAGGGSPLPSLVAEASHPGIDAGSDRSGGAAPDDDLVAGGFAMVEERLRHRRFDRLAEHERHQVDRLVDALRVSIPARRTRRRMPGAGEEFDLSRTLERAMRFEGEVLEFERLTRRPRPRPLVVLLDVSGSMAAHARPLLRFAVAAGAGSHGRRARVEVFAFGTRLTRLTDALRTRDPDAALAEAAARVVDWDGGTRIAASVDRLVRTWGRRGVLRGAVVVVCSDGLERGDPQRLGRSVARLRRSVHRLVWVNPLAGDPRYAPTQRGMAAALPHVDAFLPGHDLGSLEDLVDVLARLR
- a CDS encoding AAA family ATPase encodes the protein MARPEGPAELADALAQRAYLADRGLVTALHLAHRLGRPLLLEGDAGVGKTEAAKTMAEVLGARLVRLQCYEGIDRSQALYAWDHPRQLLHVRTLEASGERPDQHESELYTRRFLLPRPLLTALEAGDGAVLLVDEIDRADDEFEAFLLEILSDFQVSIPELGTITAARPPMVVLTSNRTRELSEALRRRCLYHWIDHPDVEREAAIVRARVPDVPDGLAQRVAGVVARLRALDLHKPPGVAETVDWARVAVDLGGHLDAEVAADTLGVVIKDRDDLATVRGVIDEVVGIEA